One segment of Carya illinoinensis cultivar Pawnee chromosome 1, C.illinoinensisPawnee_v1, whole genome shotgun sequence DNA contains the following:
- the LOC122281876 gene encoding protein IQ-domain 26-like, which translates to MGKATRWLKGLLGMKKEKAHVENSSQLTGDRREKKRWSFGKSLRDSSAVAQSPASTSGKLPATDAAWLRSYITESEKEQNKHAIAVAAATAAAADAAVAAAQAAVAVVRLTSQGRGTLFAGGRERWAAVKIQTVFRGCLARKALRALKGLVKLQALVRGYLVRKRATATLHSMQALIRAQAAVRSQRACRSLNKENRFHPEIRHRRSIERFDEARSEFHSKRLSASYEASVNAFDDSPKIVEIDTYKPRSRSRRINTVFSECGEDLPYQTISSPLPCPIPARNFQDFEWYFTGEECRFATAQSTPRFGNSIQSNAPATPAKSVCGDSFFRPYLNFPNYMASTQSFKAKLRSHSAPKQRPEPMPKKRLSLNEIMAARNSISSVRMQRSSSRDEEEDF; encoded by the exons ATGGGAAAGGCTACAAGATGGTTGAAAGGCTTGTTGGGAATGAAGAAGGAGAAGGCTCATGTCGAAAATTCAAGTCAATTGACTGGAGAccggagggaaaagaaaaggtggAGTTTTGGCAAGTCGCTAAGAGATTCTAGCGCGGTTGCTCAGTCTCCGGCGAGCACTTCGGGTAAACTGCCAGCCACCGATGCGGCTTGGCTAAGATCCTACATTACTGAGTCAGAGAAGGAGCAGAACAAGCATGCAATTGCCGTGGCTGCTGCCACAGCAGCCGCAGCTGATGCTGCAGTTGCCGCTGCACAAGCAGCGGTGGCGGTTGTCCGGCTGACAAGCCAGGGACGGGGAACTTTGTTTGCTGGAGGGAGGGAAAGGTGGGCTGCTGTGAAGATTCAGACTGTTTTTAGGGGTTGTTTG GCCCGAAAAGCGCTTCGAGCTCTGAAAGGACTCGTCAAATTACAGGCTCTTGTTAGAGGCTATCTTGTCCGAAAACGGGCTACTGCAACCCTTCATAGCATGCAAGCTCTTATAAGAGCTCAAGCCGCAGTTCGCTCACAACGTGCCTGTCGTtctctcaacaaagagaacagaTTTCATCCTGAAATTCGACACCGAAGATCTATT GAGAGGTTTGACGAAGCAAGAAGTGAATTTCACAGCAAGAGGTTATCGGCATCATATGAAGCTTCAGTGAATGCATTCGACGATAGCCCAAAAATTGTGGAAATTGACACATACAAACCGAGATCAAGATCTAGGAGAATCAACACGGTGTTTTCTGAGTGTGGTGAAGACCTGCCTTACCAAACAATCTCATCACCTCTTCCATGTCCAATTCCTGCTCGAAACTTTCAAGACTTTGAATGGTACTTCACTGGTGAAGAATGTAGGTTCGCTACTGCTCAGAGCACTCCTCGGTTTGGTAATTCCATCCAGTCTAATGCCCCGGCTACACCGGCCAAGAGTGTCTGCGGAGACAGCTTCTTCAGACCATACCTAAACTTCCCAAACTATATGGCAAGTACACAATCTTTTAAGGCCAAATTGAGGTCTCACAGTGCACCAAAGCAAAGACCCGAGCCTATGCCAAAGAAGAGGCTTTCACTGAATGAAATCATGGCAGCAAGAAATAGCATTAGCAGTGTTAGAATGCAGCGGTCTTCTTCCCGAGATGAAGAGGAAGATTTCTGA